The stretch of DNA GGGAGGTGGCCGTCGGCCAGCGCCAGCCCGTACTCCCGAAGGGGGTCGGTGGGAGCGACGCCGGCGGCGGTGACGCCGGCGACGACGGCGAGTTCGCAGATGTCGCCCTCCAGTTCGCCCTCGTCGTCGGCCGGCCAGGCGGCCGTCTGGTCGCGGCCGAAGTTCCGGACGACCCGGACCGCCGGCTCGGCGGCCTCGGTGCGGGCCAGCAGGTAGAACCCTCGGGAGACGAGGATGTCGGCGATGAGGATGTCGAGGTCGGCGGCGTCCCGGTCGCCGGTGGTCCAGGGGTCGTCGTGGGCCAGCTGGCGGGTGAGCCGCAGCCCCTCGTAGATGAGCTGGACGCCGGCGGCCCGCTCGGTGTCGCCGTCGGCCGGCGTGGTCGGCGGGTCCCCGGCCGCGGCGGCGCTGACGAGCGTGAGTACGCCGGGGGCCATCGAGGCGTCGTCGAGGCGCGCCGCGATGCGCTCTCGCAGGCGGTCCGGCTCGATGTCGTCGACTGCCGCCAGCGCCGCGCGACGGACGGCCGCCACTTCCTCCATTACCCGCGTCTAGCGGAGCGGGAGGCAAAGACCTTTG from Haloarcula litorea encodes:
- a CDS encoding DUF7114 family protein, translating into MEEVAAVRRAALAAVDDIEPDRLRERIAARLDDASMAPGVLTLVSAAAAGDPPTTPADGDTERAAGVQLIYEGLRLTRQLAHDDPWTTGDRDAADLDILIADILVSRGFYLLARTEAAEPAVRVVRNFGRDQTAAWPADDEGELEGDICELAVVAGVTAAGVAPTDPLREYGLALADGHLPATERLLDETVSEGVASRVHPDRGRDGTEATADH